A region from the Salicibibacter cibarius genome encodes:
- a CDS encoding SDR family oxidoreductase: MNKLQGKTAIVTGASTGIGATIAKELALEGANVALAARRLDKLNEVKSEITDITNGEVKVMSVQVDMSNREDVNQLAEKAQAELGDVDIFVNNAGQMLAGTVRSGKVEEWDKMVDVNIKGVLYGIDAVLPSMLSRSTGHLINVASVSGLEVTKTSTVYSATKHAVRAISMGLEKELARTGVRMTNISPGMVDTDLVGNGAWNDRKMLETKDIAKAVVYAVTQPDYVNVNEVTVRPV, translated from the coding sequence ATGAACAAGCTACAAGGAAAAACAGCGATCGTTACCGGTGCCAGCACCGGAATTGGGGCTACTATTGCTAAGGAATTAGCACTGGAAGGAGCAAACGTCGCTCTGGCTGCCCGTCGATTGGACAAATTAAACGAAGTAAAAAGTGAAATTACAGACATAACGAATGGCGAAGTGAAGGTCATGTCTGTCCAGGTAGACATGTCAAATAGAGAAGACGTTAATCAACTCGCTGAAAAGGCACAAGCCGAATTAGGCGATGTGGATATTTTTGTCAATAACGCTGGACAAATGCTAGCAGGAACCGTCCGATCCGGCAAGGTGGAAGAATGGGATAAAATGGTTGATGTTAATATAAAAGGCGTGCTTTACGGCATTGACGCTGTATTGCCGTCGATGCTGAGCCGGTCAACGGGCCATCTTATCAATGTTGCGTCAGTTTCCGGGCTTGAGGTAACGAAAACCAGTACCGTTTATAGCGCTACAAAGCACGCGGTACGAGCCATTTCCATGGGATTGGAAAAGGAACTGGCCAGAACAGGCGTAAGGATGACGAATATCTCGCCCGGGATGGTAGATACAGACTTGGTTGGTAACGGTGCCTGGAATGATCGAAAGATGCTTGAAACAAAGGATATTGCAAAAGCTGTTGTCTATGCCGTCACCCAGCCTGATTATGTGAATGTCAATGAAGTTACCGTCCGTCCGGTTTAA
- a CDS encoding GntR family transcriptional regulator, with amino-acid sequence MSLQGQKINRVSMRNNAYERIKNAIISGELKPEERLRDKELSEQLGISRTPVREAMLRLEDEEFIISKPNSYTMVAPIDVIEVKEIYSIVIALETLALEEAIKNPQLQDVEDLISINQDYKAAIKQGDPKLCLENDRKFHAHIVKMSGNNELEKLLTSVKEKILRVESYYFHNSVPKDESLQQHNVIIECIKNNELEQATNMLKENWMNSLSNIINF; translated from the coding sequence ATGTCTTTACAAGGTCAAAAAATTAATCGTGTGTCCATGCGTAACAATGCGTATGAAAGGATAAAGAATGCCATTATTTCAGGGGAATTAAAACCTGAAGAGAGGTTGAGAGACAAAGAACTCTCTGAACAATTGGGGATTAGTCGAACCCCTGTCAGAGAGGCAATGCTGAGGTTGGAAGATGAGGAATTCATCATAAGTAAACCGAATAGCTATACAATGGTTGCTCCTATAGATGTCATTGAAGTCAAAGAAATTTATAGCATTGTTATTGCATTGGAAACGCTCGCTTTAGAAGAAGCCATAAAAAATCCTCAGTTGCAAGATGTGGAAGACTTGATAAGTATAAATCAAGATTATAAAGCTGCAATAAAACAAGGTGACCCAAAACTTTGCTTGGAAAATGACAGGAAATTTCACGCTCATATTGTGAAAATGTCAGGAAATAACGAATTGGAAAAATTACTAACAAGTGTTAAGGAAAAAATATTAAGAGTAGAATCTTATTATTTTCATAATTCAGTGCCTAAAGATGAATCTTTGCAACAACACAACGTCATTATCGAATGTATTAAAAATAATGAACTTGAACAGGCAACGAACATGCTAAAAGAGAATTGGATGAATAGTTTAAGCAATATAATAAATTTCTGA